One genomic segment of uncultured Desulfobacter sp. includes these proteins:
- a CDS encoding response regulator: MKLLFVDHEQTFLKYLTNRMVLEGFTVKATFSGEEAIQAAAEEDFDVAILELQLPGIDGIEVLKRLRQLQTFLPSIVLTAHGSVDNALESAKYNTFKFLTKPVDINMLLRTIHEAHAHRLEFENQNTELKDSPDDASKKGAMVKLLDKLCGLYGVKA, encoded by the coding sequence ATGAAACTTCTATTCGTGGACCACGAACAGACATTTCTAAAGTATCTTACCAACCGTATGGTGTTGGAAGGATTCACGGTCAAAGCAACTTTTTCTGGAGAAGAAGCCATCCAGGCCGCTGCAGAAGAAGATTTTGATGTGGCCATACTGGAACTTCAACTGCCCGGCATCGACGGCATTGAGGTGCTCAAACGCCTCAGGCAATTGCAAACCTTTTTGCCGAGTATCGTACTCACGGCACACGGCAGTGTTGACAACGCACTAGAAAGTGCGAAATACAACACCTTCAAATTTTTAACAAAACCGGTTGACATAAACATGCTTTTAAGAACCATTCACGAAGCCCATGCCCACCGGCTTGAATTCGAAAACCAAAACACAGAACTTAAAGACAGCCCTGACGATGCATCGAAAAAAGGGGCCATGGTTAAGTTGCTTGATAAACTGTGCGGGCTTTACGGCGTTAAAGCGTAA
- a CDS encoding Na+/H+ antiporter subunit E translates to MAQSPPNISDSVQSEKRNKKFSFISFFLTFILLFLTWVVLSGNFSTLLLSLGVISSLLVAWFFHDLLFPNVTSRYPGLFFGFMTYMPWLILEIVKANFHLMFLIFHPRMKELIDPHITVFQTNLTSDLPITILANSITLTPGTITITATADGLFSVHAIDRRSADALPGTMLSKVADIYGEK, encoded by the coding sequence TTGGCTCAATCGCCCCCAAATATCAGCGATTCGGTTCAGTCTGAAAAACGCAATAAAAAGTTTTCGTTTATCTCATTTTTTTTGACCTTTATACTCTTGTTTTTGACTTGGGTGGTCCTGTCCGGTAATTTTTCAACATTGCTTCTCAGTTTAGGGGTAATATCGAGCCTCCTTGTGGCCTGGTTTTTTCACGATCTGCTTTTCCCAAATGTGACGTCCCGCTATCCAGGCCTTTTTTTCGGGTTTATGACCTATATGCCCTGGTTGATTTTAGAAATCGTAAAAGCGAATTTCCACCTGATGTTTTTAATATTCCACCCGAGGATGAAAGAGTTGATTGACCCCCATATTACGGTTTTTCAAACAAATCTGACCTCGGATTTGCCCATCACCATCCTGGCCAATTCCATAACCCTGACCCCGGGCACCATTACGATCACAGCCACAGCTGACGGCTTATTTTCGGTTCATGCCATTGACAGACGATCTGCGGATGCCCTGCCCGGGACCATGCTTTCCAAGGTGGCCGACATTTACGGAGAAAAATAA
- a CDS encoding TolC family protein, which yields MYLARHLAASVREVLNGADPGTLPTLFDPGRKLTINMATARAVHVYPDWDLLIKAELINEAATAMESNAPMRRLNIRTAVKEALSANLGLAAARRSVDAGAARVSQTRSPLLPQITINTRAGVIDDDRAQAYAGTLPEREWTGGIQASQLIYLDKAWAGFEIEKHLQVSREQGRDAVRLDILQSSASAYLNVLRAKTIEKIQAENLKLTRKNLERAREELSQLEYEYKSTANRIEKQVLNAVHLLRPIPASGSPEMPPMLPGATLSW from the coding sequence GTGTACCTGGCCCGGCACCTGGCAGCCAGCGTCCGGGAGGTACTGAACGGTGCGGATCCGGGTACCCTGCCCACCCTTTTTGACCCGGGCCGCAAGTTGACCATCAATATGGCCACGGCCCGGGCAGTTCATGTCTATCCGGACTGGGATCTGCTCATCAAAGCCGAACTAATCAATGAGGCGGCAACAGCCATGGAATCCAATGCTCCAATGCGGCGGCTGAACATCAGGACGGCGGTAAAAGAAGCTTTGTCGGCAAACCTGGGTCTGGCTGCTGCCCGCCGATCCGTGGACGCAGGGGCTGCACGGGTAAGCCAGACCCGGTCCCCTTTGCTGCCCCAGATCACCATAAATACCCGGGCCGGCGTGATTGATGACGATAGGGCTCAGGCATATGCCGGCACCCTGCCCGAACGTGAGTGGACCGGGGGGATCCAGGCCTCCCAATTGATCTATTTGGATAAAGCCTGGGCCGGATTTGAAATTGAAAAACACCTGCAGGTCTCCCGGGAGCAGGGGCGTGATGCCGTGCGCCTGGATATCCTCCAGTCTTCGGCGTCTGCCTACCTCAATGTCCTTAGGGCCAAAACCATTGAAAAGATACAGGCTGAGAACCTTAAACTGACCCGGAAAAACCTTGAACGGGCCCGGGAAGAGTTGTCCCAACTTGAATATGAATACAAAAGCACGGCCAACCGGATAGAAAAACAAGTCCTCAACGCGGTGCACCTGCTGCGTCCTATCCCGGCATCCGGTTCTCCAGAGATGCCGCCGATGCTGCCGGGCGCAACCTTGAGCTGGTAA
- a CDS encoding monovalent cation/H+ antiporter complex subunit F, protein MNTFFLCISLGLCFLMFVSFYRCLMGPTILDRLIGVNAIGSKTVVLLLLIGFLYERVDMFVDIALAYGFLNFVAVIAASRYFHKRKGLYEESFKDTKEIL, encoded by the coding sequence ATGAATACCTTTTTTCTATGTATCAGTTTAGGCTTATGTTTTCTCATGTTTGTTTCCTTTTACCGGTGTTTGATGGGCCCTACGATTTTAGACCGGCTTATCGGTGTCAATGCCATTGGCAGCAAAACCGTTGTACTGCTTTTGCTCATAGGTTTTTTGTATGAGCGGGTGGACATGTTTGTGGATATTGCCCTGGCCTATGGATTTTTAAATTTTGTCGCTGTCATTGCCGCCTCCCGGTATTTTCACAAAAGAAAAGGTCTGTATGAAGAATCCTTTAAGGATACTAAGGAGATACTATGA
- a CDS encoding Na(+)/H(+) antiporter subunit B → MKLLSLIVVCLTGGLLLYGTADLPAWGDPNAPASLHLSNYYIEHTIRDTQVPNLVTAVLADYRSVDTMFETAVVFCAGLACFLLLRDFTPKKDQYYRHVPSGVILHVKNPDRQVIVGNEFEDIDKEWLPPDTIIKTVCRMLIPFIQIYALYVVAHGDFSPGGGFQGGVIFGSSLILLAISYNLKYLLKRVSEKFLGILSAAGVLVYIGIGLVAMVLGGNFLDYEKYAPIFGEHHIRALGMLGVEIGVGMSVTAVMVIIYINIVSEGKHDEGL, encoded by the coding sequence TTGAAACTGTTAAGTCTGATTGTGGTCTGTCTCACCGGCGGACTTTTATTATACGGCACAGCCGATCTGCCGGCCTGGGGCGATCCAAACGCGCCGGCATCCCTTCATTTATCCAACTATTACATTGAACATACCATAAGGGATACACAAGTGCCGAACCTTGTGACAGCAGTCCTTGCCGACTACAGGAGTGTTGACACCATGTTTGAAACCGCGGTGGTCTTTTGTGCAGGCCTTGCCTGCTTTCTGCTACTCCGGGATTTCACCCCTAAAAAGGACCAATATTACCGTCATGTGCCCTCCGGCGTGATTCTGCATGTTAAAAACCCGGACAGACAGGTCATTGTGGGCAATGAATTTGAAGATATTGACAAGGAGTGGCTCCCGCCGGACACCATAATTAAAACGGTGTGCCGGATGTTAATTCCCTTTATCCAGATCTATGCGCTCTATGTGGTGGCCCACGGGGATTTTTCCCCGGGCGGCGGGTTCCAGGGTGGCGTAATTTTTGGTTCCAGCCTCATCCTTTTGGCCATCTCTTACAATCTTAAATACCTGCTCAAACGGGTGAGTGAAAAATTTTTAGGCATTCTGTCTGCTGCTGGGGTCTTGGTCTATATTGGCATTGGATTGGTAGCCATGGTTTTAGGTGGAAACTTTCTGGATTATGAAAAATATGCCCCTATTTTCGGGGAACACCATATCAGAGCATTGGGTATGCTCGGGGTTGAAATCGGTGTGGGCATGTCTGTCACGGCAGTCATGGTCATCATTTACATTAATATCGTGTCTGAAGGCAAACACGACGAAGGATTATAA
- the nhaD gene encoding sodium:proton antiporter NhaD, which translates to MKFFMTLLMLLVTPAAVLASGGGHEAAGAVVDFTKSIYGYLGIAMFVLAYCLVPFEEVIHLRKSKPVILAAGVIWVLVALAYAGIGDTHTAHEAIKHGLLEYAELFLFLLVAMTYINSLEERNVFQCLRAFLVSRGFSLVKIYWITGILAFFISPIADNLTTALLMGAVAMAVGGKNKKFVVLACINIVVAANAGGAFSPFGDITTLMVWQKGKITFLEFFDLFIPSAINWLVPAVIMMFAIDKSGATASKEKVTMKYGAVAMMIFFLLTIVTAVSFHNFLHLPPAAGMMLGLGYLGFLSYHVKRHEGQSHRYDRILGAPRYVPFNPVWATARSGKDISSIMDTINHPAFAIGTDGKVTHWNSALEELTGVPAEERIGTDKHWSPFWPEKRKILVDMVLENAPSTEFEKAYSTRQQASENYEAGHEAARFFPTIGEKGANLVMTAAPVRSKDGEVVGAIETVRDADSFTSEQVQFDLMNRVARAEWDTLLFFYGVILCVGGLSQFGYLSLVSHQMYVQLGPTWANALVGVLSAIVDNIPVMFAVLTMNPDMSHGQWLLVTLTAGVGGSLLSIGSAAGVALMGSARGIYTFGAHLKWTPVIALGYIMAILAHLWINSSLMNVFTH; encoded by the coding sequence ATGAAGTTTTTTATGACCTTGTTGATGCTGCTGGTGACCCCGGCAGCAGTTCTGGCTTCCGGCGGAGGGCATGAAGCCGCCGGGGCAGTTGTTGATTTCACGAAATCGATATACGGCTATTTGGGCATTGCAATGTTTGTCTTGGCCTATTGCCTGGTTCCATTTGAAGAAGTAATACATCTTAGAAAAAGCAAGCCGGTCATATTGGCCGCGGGTGTCATCTGGGTGCTGGTCGCACTGGCTTATGCCGGAATTGGCGATACGCATACCGCCCATGAAGCCATCAAACACGGTCTTCTTGAATATGCGGAACTGTTTTTGTTCCTGCTGGTGGCCATGACCTATATCAACTCCCTTGAAGAAAGAAACGTATTCCAGTGTCTCAGGGCATTTCTGGTCAGCCGGGGATTTTCCCTGGTGAAGATTTATTGGATCACGGGTATACTGGCGTTTTTTATTTCTCCAATCGCAGATAACCTGACCACCGCACTGCTGATGGGTGCCGTAGCCATGGCCGTGGGCGGAAAAAATAAAAAATTTGTGGTACTGGCCTGCATTAATATTGTGGTTGCCGCCAACGCCGGTGGTGCTTTTTCTCCCTTTGGAGATATCACCACCCTGATGGTCTGGCAGAAGGGTAAAATCACTTTTCTTGAATTTTTCGATCTGTTTATTCCGTCTGCCATTAACTGGCTGGTGCCGGCCGTCATCATGATGTTTGCCATAGACAAATCAGGTGCCACGGCGAGCAAGGAAAAAGTGACCATGAAATATGGCGCAGTGGCCATGATGATTTTCTTTTTGCTGACCATTGTGACCGCGGTTTCTTTTCACAACTTTCTGCACCTGCCGCCGGCAGCAGGCATGATGCTGGGGCTCGGGTACCTTGGATTTTTATCCTACCACGTCAAACGTCATGAGGGCCAGAGCCACAGATACGATCGCATCTTAGGTGCACCAAGATATGTGCCCTTTAATCCCGTGTGGGCGACTGCGAGAAGCGGTAAAGATATCTCAAGCATTATGGATACTATCAATCATCCAGCCTTTGCCATTGGTACCGATGGAAAGGTCACTCATTGGAACAGTGCCCTGGAGGAGTTGACCGGCGTACCTGCAGAAGAGCGCATCGGCACCGATAAGCACTGGTCACCGTTCTGGCCTGAAAAACGAAAAATTTTGGTTGATATGGTGCTGGAAAACGCGCCTTCAACAGAATTTGAAAAAGCCTATAGCACCAGACAACAAGCCAGCGAAAATTACGAAGCAGGCCATGAGGCCGCCCGCTTTTTCCCAACCATCGGTGAAAAAGGTGCCAATCTGGTGATGACGGCCGCACCGGTAAGAAGTAAAGATGGTGAGGTGGTCGGCGCCATTGAAACTGTCCGGGATGCTGACAGCTTTACTTCTGAGCAAGTCCAGTTTGACCTGATGAATAGAGTTGCACGGGCCGAATGGGATACCCTCTTGTTTTTCTACGGCGTAATTCTGTGTGTCGGCGGGCTGTCTCAGTTCGGATACCTGAGTCTGGTTTCACACCAGATGTATGTTCAGCTTGGACCCACCTGGGCCAACGCTTTAGTCGGTGTTCTGTCAGCCATCGTGGATAATATACCCGTCATGTTCGCGGTGCTTACCATGAATCCGGATATGTCCCACGGCCAGTGGCTCCTGGTCACCCTGACGGCTGGTGTGGGCGGATCGCTCCTGTCCATCGGATCTGCCGCCGGTGTTGCCCTGATGGGAAGCGCACGGGGTATTTACACCTTTGGTGCCCACCTGAAATGGACGCCTGTTATTGCATTGGGATACATCATGGCCATCCTTGCCCATCTGTGGATTAACTCTTCCCTGATGAATGTGTTTACACATTAA
- a CDS encoding monovalent cation/H+ antiporter subunit D family protein, with translation MELIHSIKPVLAVLIPLAVIPVLVSSGGRPNVREAWTFIAGILSFALVASMVPAVLDGNRIGLTLFPIAPGADIALSVDALGMLFALVASSLYIITAMYSIGYMRGLNEHSQTRFVAFFALAISATIGAAFSANLITLYLFYEILSLATYPLVTHHQDEKSKVSGRRYLTFILGTSIGLVLPAMIWCYHATGTLEFSAAGIFNGRLSTPSATVLLLMFVFGFAKAGIMPVHSWLPAAMVAPTPVSALLHAVAVVKVGVFSIVRVLTGIFGVELLSSLGLGGLVAFIASVTILTSSAIALSQDEFKRRLAYSTIGQLSYIVLGAALLSPKGMTGGILHITMHAFGKITLFFCAGAIFVATGKKYLSQMVGIGYRMPITMTAFLISSMSIIGLPPTGGFISKWYLVLGTLEGDQAVMLFVLLTSSFLNAAYFMPIFYKAFFCTQEQAMFERKFDEAPVMCVVPLVITALISLILFFVPQPFLNLATLAVTGFTGG, from the coding sequence ATGGAACTTATACATTCGATCAAACCTGTTTTGGCTGTATTGATCCCCCTGGCAGTAATTCCGGTACTGGTTTCTTCCGGGGGGCGTCCCAATGTCCGCGAAGCCTGGACTTTCATTGCCGGTATCCTCTCATTTGCCCTGGTGGCCTCCATGGTACCGGCAGTCTTGGACGGAAACCGCATCGGGCTGACACTGTTTCCCATTGCACCGGGCGCAGACATTGCCTTGAGCGTAGACGCATTGGGAATGCTCTTTGCTTTGGTGGCATCATCACTTTACATCATCACAGCCATGTATTCCATCGGGTACATGCGCGGACTAAACGAACACAGTCAAACCCGGTTTGTCGCCTTTTTTGCCCTGGCTATTTCCGCCACTATCGGGGCGGCATTTTCCGCTAATCTGATTACCCTATATCTTTTTTATGAAATTTTGTCGTTAGCGACCTATCCTTTGGTCACGCACCATCAGGATGAAAAGTCCAAGGTGTCGGGCCGCAGGTATCTGACCTTTATCCTTGGTACCTCCATTGGTCTTGTGTTGCCGGCCATGATCTGGTGCTACCACGCCACCGGCACCCTTGAATTTTCGGCAGCCGGTATTTTTAATGGCCGGCTGTCAACACCTTCTGCCACCGTTCTTCTGCTGATGTTTGTCTTCGGGTTTGCCAAGGCCGGCATCATGCCCGTACACTCCTGGCTCCCGGCTGCCATGGTGGCGCCAACCCCGGTATCTGCGTTGCTGCATGCCGTGGCCGTTGTCAAGGTGGGTGTCTTTTCCATTGTCCGGGTGCTGACCGGTATTTTCGGGGTGGAGCTTCTCTCCTCCTTAGGTCTTGGCGGACTTGTGGCTTTTATTGCTTCGGTGACCATTCTGACCAGTTCCGCCATTGCCCTGTCCCAGGATGAGTTCAAGCGGCGGCTGGCCTATTCCACCATTGGCCAGCTCTCTTATATTGTCCTTGGTGCAGCGCTTCTCTCACCCAAAGGTATGACCGGGGGTATCCTGCACATAACCATGCATGCCTTTGGCAAAATTACCTTGTTTTTCTGTGCCGGGGCCATTTTTGTGGCCACAGGCAAAAAATACTTAAGCCAGATGGTGGGTATCGGCTATCGCATGCCCATCACCATGACCGCCTTTCTCATAAGCTCCATGTCCATCATCGGGCTGCCGCCCACGGGTGGATTTATCAGCAAATGGTATCTGGTTTTAGGCACCCTTGAAGGGGATCAGGCTGTTATGCTCTTTGTACTTTTAACCTCTTCTTTTCTCAATGCCGCCTATTTCATGCCCATATTTTACAAGGCATTTTTCTGCACACAGGAGCAGGCCATGTTTGAACGTAAGTTTGACGAAGCACCTGTGATGTGCGTGGTGCCCCTTGTGATCACCGCATTGATATCCTTAATACTCTTTTTTGTCCCCCAGCCGTTTTTGAATCTTGCAACCCTGGCTGTAACCGGTTTCACAGGAGGTTAG
- the mnhG gene encoding monovalent cation/H(+) antiporter subunit G has product MNLFVVLCLCIGFLFFLGGTVGIIRMPDFYTRLHPAGKLDTLGLFAMVSGLALYNLHHFSFGAVLLSVKMMLIVFFVFHSIPTATHAIVDAGMRAGLSPLTRKKPSQFKSTGEK; this is encoded by the coding sequence ATGAATCTTTTTGTCGTCTTATGTTTGTGCATTGGTTTTTTATTTTTCCTCGGGGGAACTGTGGGAATCATCCGGATGCCTGATTTTTACACCCGGCTTCATCCGGCAGGGAAACTGGATACTCTAGGGCTTTTTGCCATGGTGTCAGGCCTTGCCTTATATAACCTTCATCATTTCTCCTTTGGCGCTGTGCTTTTGTCCGTCAAAATGATGCTCATTGTGTTTTTTGTATTCCATTCCATTCCCACAGCCACCCACGCCATTGTGGATGCAGGTATGCGGGCGGGTTTAAGCCCTTTGACCCGGAAAAAACCGTCTCAATTTAAAAGCACAGGAGAAAAATAA
- a CDS encoding cation:proton antiporter subunit C has protein sequence MTELFMLIAAKYNYWLYIILMMIGLYAMIAKNNLMKKLVGMNIFQTAIILFYVSIGFKHNATIPIIMGDHGHDGHGAAIHAADYMNPVPHVLMLTAIVVSVATFGVAMALCVKVYQRYQTLEEDELRMRLSEKIRL, from the coding sequence ATGACGGAATTATTCATGCTGATAGCCGCCAAATACAATTACTGGCTTTATATCATTTTAATGATGATCGGTCTTTATGCCATGATTGCCAAAAACAACCTGATGAAAAAACTGGTGGGTATGAATATTTTTCAGACCGCCATCATTTTGTTCTATGTCTCCATCGGGTTCAAGCACAATGCCACCATCCCCATTATCATGGGGGATCATGGCCATGACGGGCACGGGGCTGCCATTCATGCAGCTGATTACATGAATCCTGTACCCCATGTGCTTATGCTTACCGCCATTGTGGTGTCTGTGGCCACTTTCGGCGTGGCCATGGCCCTTTGTGTCAAGGTGTACCAGCGGTACCAGACCCTGGAAGAAGATGAATTAAGAATGCGCTTATCGGAAAAAATAAGATTATGA
- a CDS encoding hydrogenase subunit MbhD domain-containing protein, with protein MYWPIDLIILIFVIVCALAAIYVKDLLGTAVLFGAYSFMMCLLWAIMGAVDVAFTEASVGAGVSTVFFVAAVFRTSRRTKD; from the coding sequence ATGTACTGGCCCATTGACCTGATTATCTTAATCTTTGTCATTGTCTGCGCCCTGGCAGCCATCTATGTAAAAGATCTTTTGGGTACGGCCGTCCTCTTTGGGGCCTACTCTTTTATGATGTGTCTTTTGTGGGCGATAATGGGGGCTGTGGATGTGGCGTTTACTGAAGCAAGCGTTGGCGCGGGCGTCAGTACCGTATTCTTTGTGGCCGCTGTATTCCGAACCAGCAGGAGGACAAAAGATTGA
- a CDS encoding ferritin: MITEKLEKAINYQINRELFSEYYYLSMASYFNAEGLSGFENFFLVQVEEERFHAMKMYRFLNEKGGRMILDAIEAPKTEFKSPIEVFQLAFEHEKLVSGLINDLMDLAISENDHAAKNFLNWFVEEQVEEEASMEGILNKLKLINGEGYGLLMLDAELAQRTFTPPAK; the protein is encoded by the coding sequence ATGATCACAGAAAAATTAGAAAAGGCCATCAATTACCAGATCAACCGTGAACTTTTTTCAGAATACTATTATCTTTCCATGGCATCCTATTTCAATGCCGAAGGTTTAAGCGGATTCGAGAATTTTTTTCTTGTCCAGGTAGAAGAAGAACGTTTTCACGCCATGAAGATGTACCGTTTTCTCAATGAAAAAGGGGGACGGATGATTCTGGATGCCATTGAAGCTCCCAAAACCGAATTTAAATCCCCCATAGAGGTTTTTCAGCTAGCTTTTGAACATGAAAAACTGGTCTCAGGACTTATCAACGACCTCATGGATCTGGCCATTTCGGAAAACGACCATGCTGCCAAAAATTTCCTTAACTGGTTCGTGGAAGAACAGGTTGAAGAAGAAGCCTCCATGGAAGGCATCTTGAATAAACTTAAACTTATCAACGGTGAAGGTTACGGACTGCTTATGCTGGATGCTGAACTTGCCCAGCGGACATTTACTCCGCCGGCTAAATAA
- a CDS encoding monovalent cation/H+ antiporter subunit D family protein has product MIHYPAIVVIAPLVGALIAGILSYVQERYTYPAALIATGISCAAAVWDLIYVAGHGPIAYHMAGWAPPMGIEYRIDTLNAMVLVLISTIAFLNLAASWPNVKQEMPDRSPSFYVMYLLFVVGLTGVASTGDLFNLYVLIEITSLSSYTMIALGDRDRGPISALNYVFVGVIGASFYLLGVGYIYIKTGTLNMAEFAAMMPTIQDSSTILTAFILCIVGVFIKMALFPLHVWLPNAYSFAPVGFARIVAPLMTKVMVYVMVRLMITVFGLDYIFTKLHIADTIVWLGTIAILAGGVMALAQTNIKKVLAYIIVCEIGYMVGGAWLGNDLGLTGAVLHILNDGIMTFALFLALGNMIYKLDRVEIKDLKGLFAKMPWTMTGFVLAAFSIVGVPPTCGFFSKWYLILGAFEAGAWHFAAALLISSLICAVLFFKVFEVCFFESPDTYADHDSDTHGHHTSVAIQEAPAISLAVLGIAGISLIVVGLYSKTIVVRLIWPLLSS; this is encoded by the coding sequence ATGATTCATTATCCAGCCATTGTTGTTATCGCTCCCCTTGTAGGTGCTTTGATTGCCGGAATTCTATCCTATGTACAGGAGCGGTATACCTATCCTGCTGCACTGATTGCCACAGGGATTTCCTGTGCCGCAGCTGTCTGGGATCTGATCTATGTGGCAGGTCACGGTCCCATTGCCTACCACATGGCCGGTTGGGCTCCGCCCATGGGTATTGAGTACCGCATTGATACCTTAAATGCCATGGTCCTGGTATTGATTTCAACCATTGCCTTTTTAAATCTTGCGGCATCCTGGCCTAATGTTAAGCAGGAGATGCCGGACCGGAGTCCATCCTTTTACGTAATGTATCTGCTTTTTGTGGTGGGGCTGACCGGTGTGGCATCCACAGGCGACTTGTTTAATCTGTACGTCCTCATTGAGATCACTTCGTTAAGTTCCTATACCATGATCGCATTAGGCGACAGGGACAGAGGACCAATTTCCGCTTTAAATTATGTTTTTGTGGGCGTTATAGGGGCCTCGTTCTATCTTTTAGGGGTGGGGTACATCTACATTAAAACCGGTACCCTGAACATGGCTGAGTTTGCCGCCATGATGCCAACTATCCAGGACTCCAGCACGATTTTGACCGCATTTATCCTGTGCATTGTGGGCGTGTTTATCAAAATGGCCCTGTTCCCCCTTCATGTCTGGCTGCCTAATGCTTACAGCTTTGCACCGGTGGGATTTGCACGGATTGTGGCACCACTGATGACCAAAGTAATGGTCTATGTCATGGTGCGTCTGATGATCACGGTCTTTGGGCTGGATTATATTTTCACAAAGCTTCATATCGCCGATACCATTGTGTGGCTTGGCACCATCGCTATTCTGGCCGGCGGTGTCATGGCCCTGGCCCAGACAAATATAAAGAAGGTGCTTGCCTATATTATTGTATGTGAAATCGGGTATATGGTGGGCGGTGCCTGGCTTGGCAATGATTTAGGTCTAACAGGCGCTGTTCTTCACATCCTGAACGATGGGATAATGACCTTTGCCCTGTTCCTTGCCCTAGGCAATATGATTTATAAACTGGACCGGGTGGAAATAAAGGATCTTAAAGGACTTTTTGCCAAAATGCCCTGGACCATGACCGGGTTTGTTCTGGCTGCCTTCAGCATTGTGGGGGTACCGCCCACCTGCGGATTTTTCTCCAAATGGTATCTGATCTTAGGGGCGTTTGAAGCCGGGGCCTGGCATTTTGCCGCTGCCCTGCTCATTTCATCCTTGATCTGTGCGGTTCTTTTTTTCAAGGTATTTGAAGTCTGTTTTTTTGAATCCCCCGACACCTATGCCGACCATGACAGCGATACCCACGGCCATCACACAAGCGTGGCAATCCAGGAGGCACCGGCCATATCCCTTGCGGTTCTGGGCATCGCCGGTATCAGCCTCATCGTGGTGGGACTGTACTCTAAAACCATTGTTGTCAGATTGATCTGGCCGTTACTTAGTTCTTAA